Within the Acidipropionibacterium acidipropionici genome, the region GGCGGCCTCGAGCACCCTGGCGGTCAGGGCGGGGTCGGGTCTCCAGAACTCCGGTTCGCCGGGCACCTGGCCGATCGGGTCGCCGAAGGCGGTGCCGTCGGCGTCGTGCTGGATGAACCGGTCGCCGACCACGACGTCCCCGATGCCCAGTCCGGCGGCAACCGCCCCGGCCACCCCGGTGAAGACGATGGAGGCGGCTCCGGCGGAGGCCATGGCGGCCGCCGACAGGGTCGCGTTGACCTTGCCGATGCCGGAGCGGGCCAGCAGCACCGGGATGCCGTCGAGCCAGCCGAAGGTGACGTCGATCGGCCCAGGAACGGGTCGCGGGTCGGCGAGGTCGTCGCGGATGAGGCGGACCTCGTCGTCCATGGCGCCCATGATCCCGAAGGCGGGCACTCCCCCCTGGAGCACGCTCATCGTCGCCTCACTGGAAGGGTGTCGGGTCGCCGGCGCCGGTCCGGGTGATGACCGGTTCGCCCGAGGTGAAGTCGACCACGGTGGTCGGTTCGGTGCCGCAGTCACCCGAGTCGAGGACGGCGTCCAGCTCGCTGTCGAGGGTCTCCTTGACCTGCCAGCCGTCGGTCATCGGCTGTTCCTCGTCGGGAAGGATCAGCGTCGAGGAGACGATGGGCTCGCCCAGGGCGTCCATCAGGGCCAGCGCGGTGACGTGGTCGGGGACCCGGATGCCCACCGTGTGCTTCTTCTGGTGGAGCATCACCCTCGGGACGTCGCGGGTGGCCTTGAGGATGAAGGTGTAGCGCCCCGGGACGGCGCTCTTGATGGCACGGAACATCCAGTTGTCCATCTGGACGTACTGGCCCACCTGGGCGAACTCGCTGAGTACCAGGGTGAAGTGGTGCTTCTCGTTGAGCCGGCGGATCCGCCGGATCCGCTCAACGGCCTCGCGGTTGCCCAGCTGGGCGCCGAAGGCGTAGCCCGAGTCTGTCGGGTAGGCGATCAGGCCGCCATCACGCAGCAGCGTCACCACCTGGTTCAGCGAACGCTGCTGCGGGTTCACCGGGTGCACGGGGTAGTAGTTGGCCATCTGCCCA harbors:
- a CDS encoding 5'-methylthioadenosine/adenosylhomocysteine nucleosidase, with translation MSVLQGGVPAFGIMGAMDDEVRLIRDDLADPRPVPGPIDVTFGWLDGIPVLLARSGIGKVNATLSAAAMASAGAASIVFTGVAGAVAAGLGIGDVVVGDRFIQHDADGTAFGDPIGQVPGEPEFWRPDPALTARVLEAAHRVGADRTVVTGAIASGDQFIADPAVVAWLRDRFDASAVEMEGAALAQAASHLGVPFAVVRTLSDSADGQAASDFPAFLARAAELDRRLAHALVAGLRETPERRLTP
- a CDS encoding L-threonylcarbamoyladenylate synthase, which produces MANYYPVHPVNPQQRSLNQVVTLLRDGGLIAYPTDSGYAFGAQLGNREAVERIRRIRRLNEKHHFTLVLSEFAQVGQYVQMDNWMFRAIKSAVPGRYTFILKATRDVPRVMLHQKKHTVGIRVPDHVTALALMDALGEPIVSSTLILPDEEQPMTDGWQVKETLDSELDAVLDSGDCGTEPTTVVDFTSGEPVITRTGAGDPTPFQ